Genomic segment of bacterium:
GACCCCATCCGATTATGACGCCCTCGTCCTGGGCACCACCTGGGACTACGCCGAGCAGCCGCAGGCCTTCCTCGCGGCGCTGGAGGCCTTCTCCCGCCAGCGGCCGCTTTTCAACCCGTTGCCGGTGGTGCGCTGGAACATGCGCAAGACCTACCTGCGCGCGCTGGCCGAGCGCGGCCTCCCGGTTGTCCCGACCCTGTGGCGGTCCAACGCCGACGCATCCACCATTGCGCGCGCCTTCGATGAGCTGGGTGTTGATGAGATCGTCGTCAAACCGGTGGTCGGTGCCTCCGCCTGGCGGCAGGCACGGCTCCGTCGCGGCGATCCACTCCCGCCCGTCGACGCATTGCCTCCGGGCGAGACGATGATCCAGCCCTTTCTGCACGCCGCGGTCAATGAGGGGGAGTTCTCGTTTCTCTTCTTCGACCGGGTCTTCTCACACTGCGCCCAGAAGATCCCGCGGGCGGGGGATTACCGGGTTCAGTCGATGTATGGCGGCCGCGAGGAGGCCTACCGTCCCAGTGAAGCCGAACGCGCGCTGGCCCGGCAAGTGCTCGAAGCGGTCGATGGCCCGCTGCTTTATGCCCGCGTCGACATGATGCGCGGCCCGGATGGCCGACTGGCGCTGATGGAACTTGAATTGATCGAGCCCTACCTCTATCCCGACCAGGGGCCGGACTTCGGGGCGTTCTACGCCGCCGCTCTGGAGCGCCAGCTGGGCCGCTGAACCCATCGAGCCCCTGCTCCTCGCCCACTGGCGCCCCCGGCGGGCAGGGCGAATTTTGATCGCTTCCGGGGCGATTTTCTTGTTGCCGGGGTGGGGATCGGTGGCCACATTCCCCACTCAGGGGGTCGTAAAAGCGGGGGCGATTTACCGCGATGGCCAGAAAGGTCAAAGACGTCCAAGTTGTATCCACTGACGCCGCCACCGACGTGATCGGCGCCGGGCCGTCCTCCGCGCTGTCGTTTAAGCTCGACATCTTCGAAGGGCCGCTCGATCTGCTGTTGTTCCTCATTCGCAAAGACGAGATCGACATCACCGACATCCCGATCGCCCGCATCACCGACGAATACCTCAAGCTCCTGCGTCTGATGCAGTGGTGCGACCTCGAGATCGCCGGCGAATTCATCGTGATGGCCGCCACGTTATTGCGCATCAAGTCGGCGATGCTCCTGCCCCGCGACCCGGAGGAAGAGGACGAGGAAGACCCGCGGGAGGAACTGGTGGCGGCGCTTCTGGAGTACAAGAAGTTCAAGGAGGGCGCGGCCATCCTCAATCGGCGCGAGGACGAGGAGCGCCTCATCTACGCCCGCTCCGACTTTTCCGCCGGGCCGTTGCCGGCCAAGTCGCGCTTTGTCATGGACTCGACCCTCTACGATCTGCTTTCGGCCTTCCACGATGTGGTGTCACGTATCGAGCATGAGACCGAGCACAAGGTGCTGATCGCCGAGAAGACCGTCGAGGAACGCATCGCCGAGCTGGAAGACTTGTTGGAACGCCAGGAGAGTCTTGAATTCGCCGCCCTCTTTGCCGGGCTGGCGGCGCGCTGGATGGTGGTGGTGACCTTCCTGGCCATACTGGAGATGGTGCGTCTGCGCCGGATCACCGTGCGACAGAACCGCGCCTTTGGTGAACTGATCCTGATCCGGGCCGCCGCGCCCGTGGAAGCCGAAACATGGACACCCTGATCGAACCGACCAATCGGATCGCCGGCCAGGTGGCCGTCGTCGACTCCGACGCCGAGCGCTTTGTGCAGGCCGTGGAGGCGGTGCTCTTTGCCGCCCATGAGCCGCTGGCGCCGACCATGCTCCATTCGCTCAACGGCCACACCGGCTGGACGCTCGATGCGGTGGTCGATGAAATCAACCGCCGTCTGGAGCAGGGCGGCCATCCGATGCGCGTGCGCAAGGTTGCCGGCGGCTACCAGATGTACATCCTGCCCGAGTTCGGCGCGATTGTCGAGGCCGCCCTGGTCAAGACCAAGACCCAACGCCTCTCCCGCGCCGGGCTGGAGACGCTGGCCATCATCGCCTACCGCCAGCCCTGTTCGACGCCGGAGATCGAACGCATCCGCGGCGTTGCCGCCGATGCCCCGGTGCGCACCCTGCTGGAACGCAACCTCATCACCATCAAGGGACGGTCGGACGGTCCGGGACGGCCCCTGCTGTATGGCACCACCGATGAGTTCCTCCGCTACTTCGGGCTCAACTCCATCGAGGATCTGCCGCGCGAGGAGGAACTCTCCGCCCTCCTGGCGGCGCGCACCGAAGAGCAGATGCGCGAGAAGGCCGCCGAAGGCGAGCATGCGCTCCGTCTGCGGTTGCCGGAGGCCGACGGCGCCGAAACCGACGCCGGCGAGTCCGCGCCGGTTGAGGATGTCCGCGCCACCCCGCCGCCGAATCTCGACAATTAGCCATGGGCAACTCCGGTCCCGAGACCGGTCGCGAGCGCCTCAACCGCTATCTGGCGCGGTGCGGGGTCGGCTCGCGCCGCCGCGCCGATGAGATCATCGCCGCCGGACGCGTCGCCTTAAACGGCGTTACGGTCGACAAACTGGCGACCACCGTCGATCCGGCGGTCGATACCGTCACCGTCGATGGCCGGCCGGTCGCGCGGACTTCCCCCGACAATGTCTGGATCCTCTTCCACAAACCCGCCGGGACACTGACCACCCGCCGCGATGTCCGGGGGCGCCCGACCATTTTCGACCGCCTGCCGCCGATCTTCGCGCAACTGATCCCGGTGGGACGTCTCGACCAAGACACGGAAGGCGTTCTGCTCTTGACGTCCGATGGCGACGGCGCCAACCGGCTGATGCACCCGCGTTACGAGATCGAGCGCATCTACGAAGCCGAAGTGCAGGGCATCCCGGCCCCGTCGGCGCTGGCTCAGTTGCGGCAGGGGATCGACCTGGGCGACCGGACCTTGGCGCACGCCGACGCCGCCGTGACCGGAAAACATCCCCATGGCGCCGTCGTCCGGCTGGTGCTGCGCGAGGGACGCAAACGCGAGGTCAAGCGGATGATGCAGGCAATCGGCCACCGCGTGATGCGCCTGCGCCGTGTCTCCTTCGCCGGATTGACCGTCCACGGCATGCAACCCGGCGACTGGCGGCGGCTGACGGAGCAGGAAGTGGCACGGTTGCTTGATTGACAGCGCGTTCACCCCGATACCGTCGTTGCGCCGTGCCCTGCCGCCCCGTATTTTGGCGGTCTGGCGACGAGGCCCAATGACCGACCACATCCACGACACCAGCGCCGAGTTACTCGAACACCGCCGCCACAAGCTGGACCAGTGGCGCGCCGCCGGGGTCAATCCCTACCCGCATGAGTTCGCGCGCACCCACCAGGCGGGCGCCATTCTTGAGGGATTCGCAGCGCTGGAAGGCCGGATGGTGCGGGCCGCCGGACGGATCGTCTCGTGGCGCGCCCATGGCAAGAGCACCTTCTTCCATATCCTCGACGGCACCGCGCAGATCCAATGCTACGCCAAAGCCGATGTTCTGGGCGATCTCTATGCCCGTCTCGACTGGCTCGATCTCGGCGATTTCATCGGTGTGGAGGGGGAGGTCTTCAAGACCCGCACCGGCGAAATCACAATCAATCTGAAGAGCTTCACGCTCCTGTCGAAATCGCTGCGTCCCCTGCCGGAAAAGTGGCATGGGTTGACCGACACCGAATTGCGCTACCGCCGCCGCTATCTCGATCTGATTTCCAATGAGGACGTGCGTGAATTATTCCGCAAGCGCACCCGGATTGTCTCGGCGGTGCGCGCCTTCCTCGACAACCTCGGCTTCATGGAGGTGGAGACGCCGGTCCTGCAACCGCTCTATGGCGGCGCGGCGGCGCGGCCCTTCATCACCCACCACAACGCGCTGGACACCGACTTATACCTGCGCATCGCCGACGAACTGTATCTCAAGCGGCTGATCGTCGGCGGCTTTGAGCGCGTCTACGAAGTCTGCAAGGACTTCCGCAACGAGGGCATCGACCGCGACCACAATCCTGAGTTCACCATGGTGGAATGTTATGCGGCGTATTGGGATTATCGCGATGTCATGAAGATGTTGCGCGACCTCTACATCCACGTCACCACAGAGGTCAACGGGATACCGGAGATCCCATTTGACGGCCAATCGATCGATCTTTCGCAGCCCTGGCCGGAGTATCCGTTGCTGGACATCATCCGCGAGCGCACCGGCGTGGACCTGACCAATACCGACCCGGTCCGGGCCCGTGCCGAGGCCAAGCGCATCCATGTCGAGATTCCCGACAACGCCTCCTACGGCAAGGTCGTCGATGAGATCTTCTCGCAGCGTGTCCAGCCCGACCTGGTTGCGCCGACCTTCATTACCGACTATCCCGAAGAGATTTCGCCGCTGGCCAAAAAGCACCGCAGCAAGCCGGGGCTGGTCGAGCGCTTCGAGTTGTTCATGTGCCGCAAGGAACTGGGCAACGCCTTCACCGAACTGAACGATCCCATCGACCAACGCGCCCGTTTCATGGCGATGGCCGAGGCGGCGCGTCGCGGCGAGGAAGAGGCGCACCAGCTCGATGAGGACTTCCTGTTGGCGCTCGAGCACGGCATGCCGCCCACCGGCGGGCTGGGCTTCGGCATCGACCGCATGGTGATGGCCATCACCGGCGCGCCCTCCATCCGGGAAGTCATTCTCTTCCCGACTCTGCGTCCCGAACGGGCCGCGGAGAAAGACTCCTGACCGGCGTATAAGCGACATGGCGTACGCCCCCTTCATCGCGCGACGTTACCTCCGTTCGCGGCAGCGCCATGGTTTTCTCTCCCTGATTACGCTCATTTCGATCCTCGGCGTCATCGTCGGCACTTCGGTC
This window contains:
- a CDS encoding segregation/condensation protein A gives rise to the protein MARKVKDVQVVSTDAATDVIGAGPSSALSFKLDIFEGPLDLLLFLIRKDEIDITDIPIARITDEYLKLLRLMQWCDLEIAGEFIVMAATLLRIKSAMLLPRDPEEEDEEDPREELVAALLEYKKFKEGAAILNRREDEERLIYARSDFSAGPLPAKSRFVMDSTLYDLLSAFHDVVSRIEHETEHKVLIAEKTVEERIAELEDLLERQESLEFAALFAGLAARWMVVVTFLAILEMVRLRRITVRQNRAFGELILIRAAAPVEAETWTP
- the scpB gene encoding SMC-Scp complex subunit ScpB — protein: MDTLIEPTNRIAGQVAVVDSDAERFVQAVEAVLFAAHEPLAPTMLHSLNGHTGWTLDAVVDEINRRLEQGGHPMRVRKVAGGYQMYILPEFGAIVEAALVKTKTQRLSRAGLETLAIIAYRQPCSTPEIERIRGVAADAPVRTLLERNLITIKGRSDGPGRPLLYGTTDEFLRYFGLNSIEDLPREEELSALLAARTEEQMREKAAEGEHALRLRLPEADGAETDAGESAPVEDVRATPPPNLDN
- a CDS encoding pseudouridine synthase produces the protein MGNSGPETGRERLNRYLARCGVGSRRRADEIIAAGRVALNGVTVDKLATTVDPAVDTVTVDGRPVARTSPDNVWILFHKPAGTLTTRRDVRGRPTIFDRLPPIFAQLIPVGRLDQDTEGVLLLTSDGDGANRLMHPRYEIERIYEAEVQGIPAPSALAQLRQGIDLGDRTLAHADAAVTGKHPHGAVVRLVLREGRKREVKRMMQAIGHRVMRLRRVSFAGLTVHGMQPGDWRRLTEQEVARLLD
- the lysS gene encoding lysine--tRNA ligase, producing the protein MTDHIHDTSAELLEHRRHKLDQWRAAGVNPYPHEFARTHQAGAILEGFAALEGRMVRAAGRIVSWRAHGKSTFFHILDGTAQIQCYAKADVLGDLYARLDWLDLGDFIGVEGEVFKTRTGEITINLKSFTLLSKSLRPLPEKWHGLTDTELRYRRRYLDLISNEDVRELFRKRTRIVSAVRAFLDNLGFMEVETPVLQPLYGGAAARPFITHHNALDTDLYLRIADELYLKRLIVGGFERVYEVCKDFRNEGIDRDHNPEFTMVECYAAYWDYRDVMKMLRDLYIHVTTEVNGIPEIPFDGQSIDLSQPWPEYPLLDIIRERTGVDLTNTDPVRARAEAKRIHVEIPDNASYGKVVDEIFSQRVQPDLVAPTFITDYPEEISPLAKKHRSKPGLVERFELFMCRKELGNAFTELNDPIDQRARFMAMAEAARRGEEEAHQLDEDFLLALEHGMPPTGGLGFGIDRMVMAITGAPSIREVILFPTLRPERAAEKDS